In Tubulanus polymorphus unplaced genomic scaffold, tnTubPoly1.2 scaffold_11, whole genome shotgun sequence, one genomic interval encodes:
- the LOC141914553 gene encoding carnitine O-palmitoyltransferase 2, mitochondrial-like, with protein MLLSRCLSKRYRTIINSSSSCSSSIQCNIPKLSTCFKKFHSSNKKDSKREFDADELLHRSSIPTDHFQRSLPRLPIPKLHDTCSRYSQSVQPLIPQHKQHFSVDKTVQSLQDLMLKRIN; from the exons atgttgcTGTCCAGatgtttatctaaaagataCAGGACGATAataaacagcagcagcagctgcagcagcagtatTCAGTGTAATATACCG AAATTATCAACATGCTTCAAAAAATTTCATAGCAGTAACAAAAAAGATTCAAAACG TGAATTTGATgctgatgaattattacatcgTAGTTCGATTCCTACCGATCATTTCCAGAGGAGTTTACCTCGATTACCGATACCTAAACTACACGATACATGCAGCAGATACTCTCAATCAGTTCAACCTTTAATCCCTCAACATAAACAACATTTCTCTGTTGATAAAACTGTGCAGTCGCTTCAAG atttgatgcTAAAACGAATAAATTAG
- the LOC141914529 gene encoding UDP-N-acetylglucosamine--dolichyl-phosphate N-acetylglucosaminephosphotransferase-like — protein MYAANQSYLLLSNAFLSIIAFIVTFRLIPRFKQMFIKANLFGIDLSKTTKVKVPEAQGVLCGAIYLLVLFLFIPVVFYQHIAEGKILQAFPHERLVEFISALLSICCMIFLGFADDVLDLRWRHKLLLPTMASLPLLMVYFVNFGSTTIIVPKPLRALLGYDLNLSLLYYVYMGMLAVFCTNAINILAGINGLECGQSVIISISVIIFNLIELRGDFNNDHVFSLIFMMPYLAVTLALMYYNWYPSAVFVGDTFCYFSGMTFAVVAILSHFSKTMLLFFIPQVLNFIYSVPQLFHFVPCPRHRLPKFDAKTNKLGMSLVKFRVEDLGLFGRVLVRLFAVLRIIDIKYNLGDDGKFVECNNFTLINFILSIIGPTHERSLTVILLAFQVFCSIVAFMIRYQLSRLFYDV, from the exons ATGTATGCCGCAAATCAGAGTTATTTATTGTTATCAAACGCTTTTTTATCAATAATCGCGTTCATTGTGACATTCAGATTAATTCCTAGATTCAAACAGATGTTCATTAAAGCCAATTTATTCGGCATTGATTTGAGCAAAACGACAAAAGTCAAAGT ACCTGAGGCTCAAGGCGTCTTGTGCGGAGCTATTTATCTATTAGTTCTATTCCTGTTTATACCAGTCGTATTTTATCAACATATCGCGGAAGGGAAAATATTACAGGCATTTCCACATGAACGT ttgGTCGAGTTTATTTCTGCTCTGCTGTCGATCTGTTGTATGATATTCCTCGGGTTCGCAGACGATGTTTTAGATTTAAGATGGCGCCACAAGTTGCTGCTGCCTACGATGGCGTCTCTTCCGTTGTTAATGGTTTATTTCGTGAATTTTGGATCCACTACAATTATTGTACCTAAACCGCTACGCGCGTTGCTAGGATACGATTTAAATCTCA GTTTATTGTATTATGTGTATATGGGAATGCTGGCTGTATTCTGTACTAATGCTATTAATATATTAGCCGGTATAAATGGATTAGAATGCGGTCAAAGTGTCATCATTTCTATATCAGTTATTATATTCAATCTGATCGAATTACGAG gtgattttaataatgatcACGTATTTTCACTGATATTCATGATGCCTTATCTGGCCGTTACATTAGcattaatgtattacaactG GTATCCGTCTGCTGTATTTGTCGGAGACACATTCTGTTATTTTTCCGGAATGACGTTCGCAGTCGTCGCGATTCTCAGTCACTTCAGTAAAACAATGTTACTGTTTTTTATTCCGcaagttttgaattttatttattcgGTTCCTCAGCTGTTTCACTTCGTGCCGTGTCCGAGACATCGTTTACCAAA atttgatgcTAAAACGAATAAATTAGGAATGAGTTTAGTAAAATTCCGCGTTGAAGACCTCGGTTTATTCGGCCGTGTTTTAGTGCGTTTATTCGCTGTGTTGCGTATTATCGATATTAAGTACAATCTCGGCGACGACGGAAAATTTGTCGAATGTAATAATTTTACGctgattaattttattttatcaattattggTCCGACTCATGAGAGATCACTCACAGTGATTCTTCTTGCTTTTCAA gtattttgCAGCATTGTTGCATTTATGATAAGATATCAATTATCACGATTATTTTATGACGTataa
- the LOC141914531 gene encoding carnitine O-palmitoyltransferase 2, mitochondrial-like — translation MLLSRCLTKRYRTIINSSSSCSSSIQCNIPKLSTCIKKFHSSNKKDSKREFDADELLHRSSIPTDHFQRSLPRLPIPKLHDTCSRYSQAVQPLISQHKQHFSVDKTVQSLQDLMLKRIN, via the exons atgttgcTGTCCAGATGTTTAACTAAAAGATACAGGACGATAataaacagcagcagcagctgcagcagcagtatTCAGTGTAATATACCG AAATTATCAACATGCATCAAAAAATTTCATAGCAGTAACAAGAAAGATTCAAAACG TGAATTTGATgctgatgaattattacatcgTAGTTCGATTCCTACCGATCATTTCCAGAGGAGTTTACCTCGATTACCGATACCTAAACTACATGATACATGCAGCAGATACTCGCAAGCAGTTCAACCTTTAATCTCTCAACATAAACAACATTTCTCTGTTGATAAAACTGTTCAGTCGCTTCAAG atttgatgcTAAAACGAATAAATTAG
- the LOC141914547 gene encoding uncharacterized protein LOC141914547 isoform X1 produces MLLSRCLSKRYRTIINSSSSCSSSIQCNIPKLSTCIKKLHSSNKKDSKREFDADELLHRSSIPTDHFQRSLPRLPIPKLHDTCSRYSQSVQPLIPQHKQHFSVDKTVQSLQGTVRAFDAKTNKLGMSLVKFRVEDLSLFGRVLVRLFAVLRIIDIKYNLGDDGKFVECNNFTLINFI; encoded by the exons atgttgcTGTCCAGatgtttatctaaaagataCAGGACGATAataaacagcagcagcagctgcagcagcagtatTCAGTGTAATATACCG AAATTATCAACATGCATCAAAAAACTTCATAGCAGTAACAAGAAAGATTCAAAGCG TGAATTTGATgctgatgaattattacatcgTAGTTCGATTCCTACCGATCATTTCCAGAGGAGTTTACCTCGATTACCGATACCTAAACTACATGATACATGCAGCAGATACTCGCAATCAGTTCAACCTTTAATCCCTCAACATAAACAACATTTCTCTGTTGATAAAACTGTGCAGTCGCTTCAAGGTACCGTGCGTGC atttgatgcTAAAACGAATAAATTAGGAATGAGTTTAGTGAAATTCCGCGTTGAAGACCTCAGTTTATTCGGCCGTGTTTTAGTGCGTTTATTCGCTGTGTTGCGTATTATCGATATTAAATACAATCTCGGCGACGACGGAAAATTTGTCGAATGTAATAATTTTACGctgattaattttatttga
- the LOC141914551 gene encoding carnitine O-palmitoyltransferase 2, mitochondrial-like, whose translation MLLSRCLSKRYRTIINSSSSCSSSIQCNIPKLSTCFKKFHSSNKKDSKREFDADELLHRSSIPTDHFQRSLPRLPIPKLHDTCSRYSQSVQPLIPQHKQHFSVDKTVQSLQDLMLKRIN comes from the exons atgttgcTGTCCAGatgtttatctaaaagataCAGGACGATAataaacagcagcagcagctgcagcagcagtatTCAGTGTAATATACCG AAATTATCAACATGCTTCAAAAAATTTCATAGCAGTAACAAAAAAGATTCAAAACG TGAATTTGATgctgatgaattattacatcgTAGTTCGATTCCTACCGATCATTTCCAGAGGAGTTTACCACGATTACCGATACCTAAACTACACGATACATGCAGCAGATACTCGCAATCAGTTCAACCTTTAATCCCTCAACATAAACAACATTTCTCTGTTGATAAAACTGTGCAGTCGCTTCAAG atttgatgcTAAAACGAATAAATTAG
- the LOC141914530 gene encoding carnitine O-palmitoyltransferase 2, mitochondrial-like, whose translation MLLSRCLSKRYRTIINSSSSCSSSIQCNIPKLSTCIKKFHSSNKKDSKREFDADELLHRSSIPTDHFQRSLPRLPIPKLHDTCSRYSQSVQPLIPQHKQHFSVDKTVQSLQDLMLK comes from the exons atgttgcTGTCCAGatgtttatctaaaagataCAGGACGATAataaacagcagcagcagctgcagcagcagtatTCAGTGTAATATACCG AAATTATCAACATGCATCAAAAAATTTCATAGCAGTAACAAGAAAGATTCAAAACG TGAATTTGATgctgatgaattattacatcgTAGTTCGATTCCTACCGATCATTTCCAGAGGAGTTTACCTCGATTACCGATACCTAAACTACACGATACATGCAGCAGATACTCGCAATCAGTTCAACCTTTAATCCCTCAACATAAACAACATTTCTCTGTTGATAAAACTGTGCAGTCGCTTCAAG atttgatgctaaaatga
- the LOC141914547 gene encoding carnitine O-palmitoyltransferase 2, mitochondrial-like isoform X2 yields MLLSRCLSKRYRTIINSSSSCSSSIQCNIPKLSTCIKKLHSSNKKDSKREFDADELLHRSSIPTDHFQRSLPRLPIPKLHDTCSRYSQSVQPLIPQHKQHFSVDKTVQSLQDLMLKRIN; encoded by the exons atgttgcTGTCCAGatgtttatctaaaagataCAGGACGATAataaacagcagcagcagctgcagcagcagtatTCAGTGTAATATACCG AAATTATCAACATGCATCAAAAAACTTCATAGCAGTAACAAGAAAGATTCAAAGCG TGAATTTGATgctgatgaattattacatcgTAGTTCGATTCCTACCGATCATTTCCAGAGGAGTTTACCTCGATTACCGATACCTAAACTACATGATACATGCAGCAGATACTCGCAATCAGTTCAACCTTTAATCCCTCAACATAAACAACATTTCTCTGTTGATAAAACTGTGCAGTCGCTTCAAG atttgatgcTAAAACGAATAAATTAG
- the LOC141914541 gene encoding solute carrier family 35 member E3-like — MALTNPSRYVVSLCLFVNILSSIVIVLLNKWIYTHYGFPNMTLTCFHFIVTTIGLLICKHMNIFQHKSLPILKMIPLSLSFCGFVVLTNLSLQTNTVGTYQLAKTMTTPCIILIQTYFYGKSFSWKVKLTLMPIIVGVFLNSFYDVRFSVTGSMFAASGVLVTSVYQVWVGSKQHEFQVNCMQLLMYQAPLSATFLMCIIPFFESLVGKGGILGPWSIQAMLMVLASGIVAFLVNLSIFWIIGNTSPVTYNMAGHVKFCTALLGGYMIFSDPLSFRQFIGILLTLTGVVAYTHIKMQGQAETFQRSTGETDKKHRISRNV, encoded by the exons ATGGCGTTGACTAACCCGTCGCGATATGTTGTTAGTTTATGTTTATTTGTGAATATTCTATCGTCGATTGTGATagttttattgaataaatGGATTTATACTCATTATGGATTCCCAAATATGACCCTAACTTGCTTCCATTTCATCGTCACAACTATCGGATTGTTAATATgtaaacatatgaatatatttcaacacAAATCTTTACCGATCCTGAAAATGATTCCGCTTTCTTTATCGTTTTGTGGATTTGTTGTATTGACAAATCTATCATTACAAACTAATACAGTTGGAACTTATCAGTTAGCTAAAACAATGACTACACCGTGTATAATACTTATCCAGACTTACTTTTATGGCAAGTCATTTTCATGGAAAGTGAAGCTGACTTTG ATGCCGATTATTGTCGGAGTATTtctgaattcattttatgatGTCAGATTTAGTGTAACTGGATCAATGTTTGCTGCTAGTGGTGTATTGGTTACCTCCGTCTATCAAGTG TGGGTCGGTTCTAAACAGCATGAATTTCAAGTGAATTGTATGCAGCTATTGATGTATCAAGCACCCCTTTCAGCGACGTTTCTGATGTGTATAATTCCATTCTTTGAAAGTTTAGTTGGTAAAGGTGGAATATTGGGTCCATGGTCCATACAGGCAATG TTGATGGTTTTAGCTTCAGGAATTGTTGCCTTCCTGGTGAATTTATcgatattttggataataggAAACACATCTCCCGTCACTTACAATATGGCCGGTCATGTGAAGTTCTGTACAGCTCTGTTAGGTggatatatgatattttctgatCCACTTTCATTCAGACAATTTATCGGAATTCTACTCACTTTAACCG GTGTTGTTGCTTACACTCATATTAAAATGCAAGGCCAAGCggaaacatttcaaagatcAACAGGAGAAACAGATAAAAAACATCGAATTTCCAGAAATgtttaa
- the LOC141914539 gene encoding proteasome subunit beta type-5-like, with amino-acid sequence MALAEICRFDKKQFQTQVYPLNARNSDVTFGEQDRFVVPPNYDGRRSLNELTDDESPMKIHFDHGTTTLAFKFKEGVIVAVDSRASAGPLIASQTVKKVIEINPFLLGTMAGGAADCMFWERVLAREARIYELRNKERISVAAASKLLGNIVYDYRGMGLSMGTMIVGWDKRGPGLFYVDSDGQRLSGNLFSVGSGSPYAYGVLDDGYRYDLSVEEAYELGVRSIYHATHRDAYSGGVVNLYHMKEDGWIKVSQTDTMKLHYKYLAEKEKK; translated from the exons ATGGCGCTCGCTGAGATTTGTCGTTTCGATAAAAAACAGTTTCAAACGCAAGTTTACCCTTTAAATGCTCGAAATAGCGATGTCACTTTTGGGGAACAGGATAGATTTGTGGTACCTCCGAATTATGAC GGTCGGAGAAGTTTGAACGAGTTGACTGATGATGAAAGTCCGATGAAAATACATTTCGATCATGGAACGACAACTTTAGCATTTAAATTTAAAGAAGGTGTGATAGTTGCAGTGGATTCGAGAGCTTCAGCAGGACCTCTCATCG CGTCACAGACTGTGAAGAAAGTGATTGAAATCAACCCGTTTCTGTTGGGTACGATGGCAGGTGGCGCTGCTGATTGTATGTTCTGGGAGAGAGTTCTAGCAAGAGAAGCCAG gaTTTATGAATTGAGGAATAAAGAAAGAATTTCTGTTGCTGCGGCTTCAAAACTATTGGGAAATATTGTGTATGACTATCGCGGTATGGGTTTATCTATG GGAACTATGATCGTTGGTTGGGACAAGAGA GGGCCCGGATTATTCTATGTTGACAGCGACGGTCAGAGATTATCCGGTAATCTGTTCTCCGTTGGATCGGGATCTCCGTACGCTTACGGGGTTTTAGACGACGGATATAGATATGATTTATCTGTAGAGGAAGCGTATGAACTGGGAGTGAGGTCTATTTATCACGCCACTCATAGAGACGCGTACAGCGGAGGTGTCGTTAACT TGTATCACATGAAGGAAGATGGTTGGATTAAAGTTTCTCAAACAGATACGATGAAACTACATTATAAATATCTCGCAGAGAAAGAGAAGAAATGA